One Pecten maximus chromosome 16, xPecMax1.1, whole genome shotgun sequence DNA window includes the following coding sequences:
- the LOC117345331 gene encoding translocon-associated protein subunit gamma-like — MASKSKTPKSLTKEEELLLQDFSRNVSTKSSALFYGNALIVSAIPIWLFWRIHQMDLYQSGILFAVGTIISTYLVALAYKNVKFVLKHKIALKREDAVSKEMTKKFADDKRMTKKEKDERILWKKNEVADYEATTFSIFYNNAFYLVLLVIASFYVLRSINPTFNYLCSVGLAAGLLALFSTSTK; from the exons ATGGCCAGCAAGAGTAAGACACCAAAGTCTCTCACAAAGGAGGAGGAACTCCTACTGCAAGACTTCAGTAGAAATGTGTCAACGAAGTCATCAGCTCTCTTCTACGGAAACGCTTTAATTGTTTCAGCGATTCCAATCT GGTTATTCTGGAGGATCCATCAAATGGACCTGTACCAGTCAGGTATCCTGTTTGCGGTTGGAACCATCATCAGCACCTACCTTGTAGCTTTGGCATACAAAAACGTCAAATTTGTCCTCAAACACAA AATTGCATTAAAAAGGGAAGATGCTGTGTCCAAAGAAATGACTAAGAAATTTGCTGATGATAAACGAATGACAAAGAAAGAAAAGGATGAAAG AATACTTTGGAAGAAAAATGAGGTGGCAGATTATGAAGCTACAACATTTTCCATTTTCTACAATAACGCATTTTACCTTGTGTTATTGGTGATCGCCTCCTTCTATGTCCTCAGGAGTATCAACCCTACATT TAATTACCTGTGTTCCGTGGGACTAGCAGCAGGTTTGTTGGCCCTCTTCTCAACCAGCACCAAGTAA